A window of the Sneathiella sp. P13V-1 genome harbors these coding sequences:
- a CDS encoding TetR/AcrR family transcriptional regulator yields the protein MSKTGRVGQETAEVGRRKRGRPKGAKSSNVAGEATRAKLVEISLDLFSRRGFSGVSIGALSEASGVAKGSITHHYPNKRKLYGAVLKVVGEGLGEACAGAYDPELTLSERLNCLMDGVLNWAREHQSQARMIAYELLELPERDELPKNWVLGQNLEQTLTLLQQGQDHGFLIKECSAVTLLEMILGFAVFNVMHKPFAGLMIENQDLARQPEFTSEARTLLSRALYPMAA from the coding sequence ATGTCTAAGACTGGTAGAGTAGGGCAGGAAACTGCCGAAGTTGGACGTCGTAAACGGGGACGGCCAAAAGGGGCCAAATCGTCTAATGTTGCGGGAGAGGCAACACGGGCAAAACTCGTAGAGATTTCATTGGATTTGTTTTCGCGGCGTGGTTTTTCAGGGGTCAGCATTGGTGCACTAAGTGAAGCGTCCGGCGTAGCTAAGGGATCCATCACCCATCACTACCCAAATAAAAGAAAACTTTACGGCGCTGTTCTTAAAGTCGTTGGAGAAGGTTTGGGTGAGGCCTGTGCGGGTGCATATGATCCCGAGTTGACATTATCCGAACGTCTTAATTGTCTGATGGATGGGGTTCTCAACTGGGCGCGGGAGCATCAGTCGCAAGCGCGGATGATCGCCTATGAACTGCTTGAATTGCCCGAACGTGATGAGCTTCCCAAAAACTGGGTGCTCGGTCAGAATTTGGAACAGACACTCACTTTATTACAGCAAGGTCAGGATCATGGCTTTTTGATTAAGGAATGCTCCGCGGTGACGTTGCTTGAAATGATTTTGGGATTTGCGGTGTTTAACGTCATGCATAAACCGTTTGCGGGTCTAATGATTGAAAATCAGGATCTTGCAAGGCAGCCTGAATTTACATCGGAAGCACGCACATTGCTTTCCCGCGCACTTTATCCAATGGCGGCATAA